The Mycolicibacterium insubricum DNA segment CGGTGTAGACCGCGCCGGGAACCAGCCCGACACAGGAACATTCGACCTTGGTGTGCGCAGTCGTCGCGCGCACGGCGACATTGGGATTGAGGTTGTCCAGCACCGTCATCGCCAGCAGCGCCTTGATGGTCGATGCCGGCGCGTAGCGACCGTTCGGGTCCTTGCTGGCCAGGATGGAGCCGGCGCCCAGGTCGGCCAGCAGCCACGCCTTCGCCGCGGCGTCGGGGGCGGTGAGCGCGGTGGCGGCGTCGGGGGCGGCCGTCGCGGTGGGGGAGCCGACGGCGAGCAGCAAAGCGGTCGCCACCAGCGCGAGCCCGCGGCGGACGCGCGCGACGGCAGGCACACCCATCCCGCCGACGCTAATCAGCGCACATCACTCGCGGACAGCGGTGGCGTTGCGATTCGGACTCACCCCGGTGCCTGTCAGGGCCCTTCCGCGGAGCTCGTCGCTCAGAAGTGGATGGTGGGTTCCACAAGTGGTCTGTCGAGCGTGCTGTGGGGAGCGAGCGACTTGCGTACCCCGGTGGCCTGAAACGGGTACGCCCGTGGCGTGAGTTCGGCCCCAAGCCGCCGTCAACAGCTGTGCGGTACCGGCATCGTCCCGGTTACAGCGTGCCGATCCCCGGGCCTTGGCCCTGGGCGAAGCCCCAGTCCAGCAGGCTGGTGGCCTGATCCCAGTAGCTGGGCCCGCCCTCGCGAACCAGGCCGTACATCATCGCGATGACCAGCCGACGGCCGTCGCGCGAGGCGGCGCCGACGAACGTCTTGCGGGCCAGATCGGTGTAGCCGGTCTTGCCGGCCAGGAAGCCCGGGTAGCGTGCCAGCATCTCGTCCTGGTTGACCAGCACCCGGTCACCGCCCTTGGCCGGGAACGTCGCGCTGTGCTGGGCCATGATCTCGGTCAGCACCGGATACCCCATAGCGCCGCGGAAGATCACCGCCATATCGCGCGGGGTGGACCACATGTCGATGCCCGGCCCGTCGATACCCGACGGGCTGCCCACCCGCGTCGATGTCGCGCCCAGCGCGGCGGCCTTGGCGTTCATCTTGGCCACGGTGGCATCCATCCCGCCGAGCAGGTGCGCCAGGGTGTTGGCGGCGTCGTTGCCCGACACCAGCAGCAACCCGTCCAGCAGCTGGCGTGCGGTGTAGGTCTGGCCGGGCGCCACCCCGGCGCAGTTGCATTCCACCCGGGTGTCGGCGGCGTCGGCGACGACCGTGGCGTCCAGCGGCACCTCGTCGACGACGACCTGGGCCAGCAGCGTCTTGATGGTGCTGGCCGGGCCGGACCGGTTGTTCTCGTTGCGGCCGGCCAGGATCTCACCGCTGTCCAGATCGGCGACGATCCACGCGGTCGCCGGCCCGTCCAGCACGCCGACGCTGGCCTGCGGCTGCGGATCAGCCGGATCGGCGAGGGCCGGCGGCGCGGCGGTCAGCAGCAGACACAGGGATGCGGTGGCGGCAAGCAGTCGGCGCATGAGGATTCACGGTAGAGCCTGACAGCGGCTCAATACACATCGCGCAGGTAGCGGTGGTTGCGCATCAGGTCGTTGACGA contains these protein-coding regions:
- a CDS encoding D-alanyl-D-alanine carboxypeptidase family protein, whose amino-acid sequence is MRRLLAATASLCLLLTAAPPALADPADPQPQASVGVLDGPATAWIVADLDSGEILAGRNENNRSGPASTIKTLLAQVVVDEVPLDATVVADAADTRVECNCAGVAPGQTYTARQLLDGLLLVSGNDAANTLAHLLGGMDATVAKMNAKAAALGATSTRVGSPSGIDGPGIDMWSTPRDMAVIFRGAMGYPVLTEIMAQHSATFPAKGGDRVLVNQDEMLARYPGFLAGKTGYTDLARKTFVGAASRDGRRLVIAMMYGLVREGGPSYWDQATSLLDWGFAQGQGPGIGTL